One segment of Bacillus alkalisoli DNA contains the following:
- the yycF gene encoding response regulator YycF: MEKRILVVDDEKPIADILKFNLQKEGFDVTCAYDGAEAVKKVEELKPDLILLDIMLPEKDGMEVCREVRKKYDMPIIMLTAKDSEIDKVLGLELGADDYVTKPFSTRELIARVKANLRRQNTKANPTDTTNDIPVGALIIHPDAYMVTKRGEMVDLTHREFELLHYLAKHIGQVLTREHLLQTVWGYDYFGDVRTVDVTVRRLREKIEDNPSHPAWIVTRRGVGYYLRHADQE; this comes from the coding sequence ATGGAAAAACGTATTCTTGTAGTCGATGATGAAAAACCAATTGCAGATATATTAAAATTTAACCTTCAAAAAGAAGGTTTTGACGTAACTTGCGCTTACGATGGTGCAGAAGCAGTAAAGAAAGTAGAAGAATTAAAACCAGATCTAATTCTATTAGATATCATGCTTCCAGAAAAAGATGGAATGGAAGTATGTAGAGAAGTAAGAAAGAAATATGATATGCCAATCATTATGTTAACAGCAAAAGATTCCGAAATAGATAAAGTATTAGGTCTAGAACTTGGTGCGGATGATTATGTGACCAAGCCATTTAGTACACGTGAATTAATTGCAAGGGTTAAGGCTAATTTACGCCGTCAAAATACGAAAGCCAATCCAACAGATACGACAAACGACATTCCTGTTGGGGCATTAATTATTCATCCTGATGCTTACATGGTAACAAAGCGTGGCGAAATGGTTGATTTAACACATCGTGAATTCGAACTACTACACTACTTAGCAAAACACATTGGACAAGTATTAACGCGAGAACACCTACTTCAAACTGTATGGGGTTACGATTACTTTGGAGATGTAAGAACAGTCGATGTAACGGTACGCCGTTTACGCGAAAAGATTGAAGATAATCCTAGTCATCCAGCATGGATCGTAACAAGAAGGGGTGTAGGTTACTACTTGCGTCATGCTGACCAGGAGTAG
- a CDS encoding YycH family regulatory protein, translating to MIYENIKSIILTVLVLVSLVLTWSLWTYQPMPDYVRNEKLIEDVGIRERHEVANVIKPDKILYHTESIHYGAVEHQEISRLMKEIRNWNLYEIESITSYVSESEFYQFMHGSGKMEVIFPDTIPMETLRYIFSMQEEAYPNAYVDRLVLDVKQDSEEPILHLVNYNERRIYRAKVNNLFVENIDRSFFKPAVRNPAYRAIPVTGANYIFAPAGRVELKRLHYMVNYLSAESFKDNLFPDPSLVTRDPLAGGEEYTDGSRIMRADQNWTRLEFANPIGGDGTNTPDFNVVEQSIHFINEHSGWTDRYLFVNWERSYPDHTATFRLYVNDHPVFQSQGLSEIKQVWRNNSIYQYTRPLSELRWSIPNEEETIVLPSAEAALAELEKIANFERENLQNLRVGYELRRDLSNSGVYIFDPVWMYEYNNSWRAIVFQRNEELGGM from the coding sequence ATGATATATGAAAATATAAAATCCATAATTTTGACGGTACTCGTATTAGTAAGTCTTGTGTTAACATGGAGTTTATGGACGTATCAACCTATGCCTGATTATGTTCGTAATGAAAAATTAATTGAGGATGTCGGAATTAGAGAACGACACGAAGTAGCAAATGTTATTAAACCAGATAAAATTTTATACCATACAGAGTCGATTCATTACGGCGCCGTAGAGCATCAAGAAATTTCCCGATTAATGAAGGAAATAAGAAATTGGAATCTGTATGAAATAGAAAGTATCACATCCTATGTTTCAGAGAGCGAGTTTTACCAATTTATGCATGGGAGCGGTAAGATGGAAGTGATCTTTCCTGATACCATTCCGATGGAAACGTTACGATATATCTTTTCTATGCAAGAAGAGGCGTATCCGAATGCATATGTAGACCGGCTAGTTTTAGATGTGAAACAAGATAGTGAAGAGCCAATCCTTCATTTAGTAAACTATAACGAACGCCGAATTTACCGTGCAAAAGTGAACAATTTATTTGTTGAGAATATAGATAGAAGTTTTTTTAAGCCAGCAGTAAGAAATCCTGCTTATCGCGCTATACCTGTTACTGGCGCAAACTATATTTTTGCACCAGCAGGAAGAGTGGAATTAAAAAGGCTCCATTATATGGTGAATTATTTATCTGCGGAGAGCTTTAAAGATAATCTGTTTCCAGACCCTAGCTTAGTAACGAGAGATCCTCTTGCTGGTGGGGAAGAATATACAGACGGATCAAGAATTATGCGAGCGGATCAAAATTGGACACGCCTTGAATTTGCTAACCCTATTGGTGGAGATGGAACAAATACACCTGATTTTAATGTCGTGGAGCAAAGTATTCATTTTATTAATGAACATAGTGGTTGGACGGATAGATACTTATTCGTAAATTGGGAAAGGTCTTATCCAGACCATACAGCAACTTTCCGACTTTACGTGAACGATCACCCGGTTTTTCAATCACAAGGGTTGTCAGAAATAAAACAAGTGTGGCGTAATAACTCAATCTATCAATATACAAGACCATTATCTGAGTTAAGATGGTCGATACCGAATGAAGAAGAGACAATTGTGCTTCCTAGTGCAGAGGCAGCATTAGCGGAACTTGAAAAAATAGCTAACTTTGAACGTGAAAATCTACAAAACCTTCGAGTAGGTTATGAACTACGAAGAGATTTGTCTAATAGCGGTGTTTATATATTTGATCCAGTTTGGATGTATGAATATAACAATAGTTGGAGAGCAATTGTGTTCCAGCGAAATGAAGAGTTAGGAGGAATGTAG
- a CDS encoding S1C family serine protease, which produces MGYYDDHTEERNDKQKGNRGKFFLPGLVGLSLVALLLIVAYPRLAPNDLSASDLRAQQQTVERTGIQPVRNINQPGQGIGGQSPSEQNASMNISTEITRTVDAVADSVVGVINIQQASFWQNEVATEEGEAGTGSGVIYKRENGKAYVVTNYHVIEGASVVEVSLIDGTRVRAEVLGEDPWTDLAVLEMDDTYVTNVASFGNSDNVRTGEPVIAIGNPLGLQFSGSVTQGIISGVDRSIPVDINRDGYPDWHADVMQTDAAINPGNSGGALINIRGKVIGINSMKIAQEAVEGIGLAIPTNTAIPVIQDLEEFGVVRRPYFGVSIGSLVDISSYHWQQTLKLPSDVTEGVYITDVASGSPAARAGLQEYDVITELDGEPLYDVVDLRKHLYNERQVGDTMTVTFYRGQQQQSVTVELTEEG; this is translated from the coding sequence TTGGGCTATTACGACGACCATACAGAAGAGAGAAATGACAAACAAAAAGGAAATCGTGGCAAGTTTTTTTTACCAGGACTAGTTGGTTTATCTCTAGTCGCACTTTTACTAATTGTAGCTTATCCACGTCTTGCTCCAAACGATTTGAGTGCTAGTGATTTAAGAGCTCAGCAACAAACAGTAGAAAGAACAGGGATTCAACCTGTACGTAATATTAATCAGCCAGGTCAAGGAATTGGTGGACAAAGTCCTAGTGAACAAAATGCATCTATGAACATTTCAACGGAAATTACTAGGACCGTGGATGCCGTGGCAGATTCAGTAGTAGGAGTTATTAATATTCAACAAGCAAGCTTTTGGCAAAATGAAGTGGCAACAGAAGAAGGAGAAGCAGGTACTGGGTCTGGTGTTATCTATAAAAGAGAAAATGGAAAAGCATATGTGGTAACAAATTATCACGTGATTGAAGGAGCATCTGTCGTAGAGGTAAGCTTAATTGATGGGACAAGGGTAAGAGCAGAGGTGTTAGGTGAAGACCCTTGGACTGATTTAGCGGTGTTAGAGATGGATGATACGTATGTAACGAACGTGGCAAGCTTTGGTAACTCTGATAATGTTCGCACAGGGGAACCTGTTATTGCAATTGGTAACCCATTAGGATTACAGTTTTCTGGTTCTGTTACACAAGGGATTATTTCAGGCGTAGACCGAAGTATTCCAGTGGATATTAACCGAGATGGCTATCCAGACTGGCATGCAGATGTAATGCAAACTGATGCTGCGATTAATCCTGGTAATAGTGGTGGGGCGCTTATAAATATTCGTGGAAAAGTTATTGGCATTAACTCGATGAAAATTGCACAAGAAGCAGTAGAAGGAATTGGACTAGCCATCCCAACGAATACTGCAATACCGGTTATTCAAGATTTAGAAGAGTTTGGTGTGGTGAGACGTCCATATTTCGGTGTTAGTATTGGTTCCTTAGTAGACATCTCTTCATATCATTGGCAACAAACATTAAAGCTGCCTTCTGATGTAACAGAAGGGGTCTATATTACAGATGTAGCTTCAGGCTCGCCAGCAGCTAGAGCGGGACTGCAAGAATACGATGTTATTACAGAGTTAGATGGTGAGCCACTGTACGATGTTGTCGATCTAAGAAAACACCTGTACAACGAAAGACAAGTAGGAGACACAATGACCGTCACTTTCTACCGTGGCCAACAACAACAATCAGTAACAGTCGAACTAACAGAAGAAGGATAA
- a CDS encoding CxxH/CxxC protein — translation MFCCEEHIELAMEMYIDQHEEAPPLQIVEEEKKLSTDCEFCKSPAVYMVGN, via the coding sequence ATGTTTTGCTGTGAAGAACATATTGAATTAGCGATGGAAATGTATATAGATCAACATGAAGAGGCGCCTCCACTACAAATAGTAGAAGAGGAAAAAAAGTTATCAACAGACTGTGAATTCTGCAAAAGTCCAGCAGTATATATGGTGGGGAACTAA
- a CDS encoding adenylosuccinate synthase: MTSVVVVGTQWGDEGKGKITDFLSENAEVIARYQGGNNAGHTIKFNGETYKLHLIPSGIFYSDKACVIGNGMVVDPKALVKELKYLHDRGVTTDNLRISNRAHVILPYHLKLDEVEEERKGANKIGTTKKGIGPAYMDKAARVGIRIADLLDREIFEEKLTHNLAEKNRLLEKMYETEGFELEDILDEYYEYGQQVAKYVCDTSVVLNDALDGGRRVLFEGAQGVMLDIDQGTYPFVTSSNPVAGGVTIGSGVGPSKIKNVVGVSKAYTTRVGDGPFPTELHDEIGNLIREVGREYGTTTGRPRRIGWFDSVVVRHARRVSGITDLSLNSIDVLTGIETLKICVAYRYKGEIIEEFPASLKVLAECEPVYEEMPGWKDDITGVKNLSELPENARHYLERVSQLTGIPLSIFSVGPDRSQTNIVRSVYA; this comes from the coding sequence ATGACATCAGTAGTCGTAGTAGGAACACAGTGGGGCGATGAAGGTAAAGGAAAAATTACCGATTTCCTATCAGAAAATGCAGAAGTAATTGCGCGTTACCAAGGTGGTAACAATGCAGGACATACAATCAAATTTAATGGTGAAACGTATAAATTACATTTAATTCCTTCCGGGATTTTTTATTCAGATAAAGCTTGTGTGATTGGTAACGGAATGGTTGTGGACCCTAAAGCACTTGTAAAAGAATTAAAATACTTACATGATCGTGGCGTTACGACAGATAACTTACGTATCAGTAACCGCGCACACGTCATTCTACCTTATCACTTAAAATTAGATGAAGTAGAAGAAGAACGTAAAGGTGCAAATAAAATTGGTACAACGAAAAAAGGTATTGGACCTGCGTATATGGACAAAGCGGCTCGTGTTGGTATCCGAATTGCTGACCTATTAGACCGTGAAATCTTTGAAGAAAAGCTTACGCATAACTTAGCAGAAAAAAATCGTCTATTAGAGAAAATGTACGAGACAGAAGGGTTCGAGTTAGAAGACATTCTGGACGAGTATTATGAGTATGGCCAACAAGTAGCAAAGTACGTATGTGACACATCGGTCGTTTTAAACGATGCATTAGACGGTGGACGTCGCGTACTATTTGAAGGTGCTCAAGGTGTTATGTTAGATATTGACCAAGGTACATACCCATTCGTAACGAGCTCTAACCCTGTAGCAGGTGGAGTAACGATTGGCTCGGGAGTTGGACCTTCTAAAATCAAAAACGTTGTAGGAGTTTCAAAAGCTTATACTACTCGTGTAGGTGATGGACCGTTCCCAACAGAACTACATGATGAAATTGGAAACCTAATTCGCGAAGTAGGTCGTGAATACGGAACGACTACTGGCAGACCTCGTCGTATCGGTTGGTTCGATAGTGTAGTTGTTCGTCATGCACGTAGAGTTAGTGGAATTACCGACTTATCTTTAAACTCCATTGATGTCTTAACAGGGATTGAAACATTAAAAATTTGTGTTGCTTACCGATACAAGGGAGAAATTATCGAAGAGTTCCCAGCTAGCTTAAAAGTGCTTGCAGAATGTGAGCCTGTTTATGAAGAAATGCCAGGTTGGAAAGACGATATTACTGGTGTGAAAAACTTAAGTGAGTTACCTGAAAATGCTCGTCACTATTTAGAGCGCGTATCTCAGTTAACTGGAATACCATTATCTATTTTCTCAGTAGGACCTGATCGTTCACAAACAAATATAGTGCGTAGTGTGTACGCGTAA
- the walK gene encoding cell wall metabolism sensor histidine kinase WalK codes for MRKVSFFRSIHLKFVLIYVLLILIAMQIIGVYFVRQLETQLVENFTNSLQEHMHLLAYNIEQEMKKPRDETMPSQEEDIGRILQDITSEDINEVRVIDNKSRVLGTSNPYNKSKYVGKRTTELIVKRALAVGTSSRKMEIDPNTGHRMRVIAVPIKTNNQEIIGAIYLIASMENVYDQMRQTNNILATGTIIALAVTAVLGVLLAQTITRPMSDMRKQALEMAKGNFTRKVKIYGQDEIGQLAYSFNNLTRKLQEAQATTEGERRKLSSVLAHMTDGVIATDRKGRVMLINEPAIRMLNVPRETVLSKPIVEVLGVNEEFTFETLVDGPDSLILDFSTHKKPYILRASNSVIKKETGFVNGLITVLHDITEQEKIDQERREFVANVSHELRTPLTTMRSYLEALADGAWEDKEIAPKFLDVTQTETERMIRLVNDLLQLSKMDSTDYRLHKDSLDFVYFYNRIIDRFELSKNQNVTFVREIPEKEFFVRMDEDKITQVLDNIISNAMKYSPEGGTVTFRLIEEGHMLQVSVSDEGVGIPSNEVDKIFDRFYRVDKARTRQLGGTGLGLAIAKEMIEAHDGHIWAKSEEGKGTTIYFTLPLTEEQEDDWS; via the coding sequence ATGAGGAAAGTTAGCTTTTTTCGTTCCATTCATTTGAAGTTCGTTTTAATTTACGTATTACTCATCTTAATTGCTATGCAAATTATTGGTGTTTATTTTGTTAGGCAGTTAGAGACTCAGCTTGTGGAAAACTTCACAAACTCCTTACAGGAGCATATGCATTTGCTAGCGTACAACATTGAGCAAGAAATGAAAAAGCCGCGAGATGAGACAATGCCTTCTCAGGAAGAGGACATTGGACGTATTCTTCAAGATATCACTTCTGAAGATATTAATGAGGTACGTGTTATTGATAATAAAAGTAGGGTGTTAGGTACATCTAACCCATATAATAAATCAAAATATGTCGGTAAAAGGACAACAGAGTTAATTGTTAAGCGGGCACTAGCAGTCGGGACATCTTCACGTAAGATGGAGATTGACCCAAATACTGGACATCGAATGCGGGTAATAGCGGTTCCTATTAAAACAAATAACCAAGAGATTATTGGAGCCATATATCTTATTGCTTCTATGGAAAATGTATATGACCAAATGCGGCAAACTAATAACATTTTAGCAACTGGAACCATTATTGCGCTTGCTGTTACGGCAGTATTAGGGGTTCTGCTTGCTCAAACGATTACAAGACCTATGTCTGATATGCGTAAACAAGCATTAGAGATGGCTAAGGGTAACTTTACACGTAAAGTTAAAATATATGGCCAAGATGAAATTGGTCAATTGGCCTATTCTTTTAATAACTTGACCCGTAAATTACAAGAAGCGCAGGCAACGACAGAAGGAGAACGACGCAAATTAAGTTCCGTTCTCGCTCATATGACAGATGGCGTCATTGCAACCGATCGTAAAGGGCGCGTGATGTTAATTAATGAACCTGCTATACGTATGTTGAATGTTCCACGTGAAACAGTGTTATCGAAGCCGATAGTAGAAGTACTTGGTGTGAACGAGGAATTCACGTTTGAAACGTTAGTTGATGGGCCAGATTCGTTAATCTTAGATTTTAGTACACACAAAAAACCATATATTTTAAGAGCTAGTAACTCTGTCATTAAAAAGGAAACAGGGTTCGTTAACGGACTTATTACCGTTCTTCATGATATTACAGAACAAGAAAAAATTGATCAAGAGCGTCGCGAGTTTGTTGCAAACGTGTCACACGAACTGAGAACGCCATTAACAACGATGAGGAGCTATTTAGAAGCATTAGCTGATGGTGCATGGGAAGATAAAGAGATTGCACCAAAGTTTCTAGATGTTACTCAAACAGAAACAGAACGAATGATCCGATTAGTGAACGACTTGCTACAACTCTCTAAAATGGACAGTACAGACTACAGACTCCATAAAGATTCGTTAGATTTTGTCTATTTTTACAATCGAATTATTGACCGATTTGAACTATCTAAAAATCAAAATGTTACTTTTGTAAGAGAAATTCCGGAGAAGGAATTTTTTGTTCGAATGGATGAAGATAAAATAACGCAAGTATTAGACAATATTATCTCCAACGCCATGAAATATTCTCCAGAAGGTGGAACCGTTACTTTTCGTCTAATAGAAGAAGGCCATATGTTGCAAGTAAGTGTAAGTGACGAAGGTGTAGGTATTCCTAGTAACGAAGTGGATAAAATATTTGATCGTTTTTATAGAGTTGATAAAGCGCGTACAAGGCAATTAGGTGGCACAGGATTAGGTCTTGCAATCGCAAAAGAAATGATTGAAGCGCATGACGGGCATATTTGGGCGAAAAGTGAAGAAGGAAAAGGTACGACAATATACTTCACACTTCCTTTAACAGAAGAGCAAGAGGATGATTGGTCATGA
- a CDS encoding MBL fold metallo-hydrolase, producing MSLHFSVLASGSTGNAIYVATEEHSLLIDAGLSGKKMQELFEKVDKKIDQLSGILVTHEHSDHIKGLGVLARKYNLPIYANEKTWKAMDGLVGKIATDQKFVFDTGSVKHFGGLSVESFGVSHDAAEPMFYSFHYGEKKLVVITDTGYVSDRMKGVIEKADMYVFESNHDISMLQMCHYPWSIKRRILGDYGHVSNEDAAIAMADCLGDKTKRIYLAHLSKDNNMKDLARMSVTQTLATRDVIVGEQVELYDTDPNEPTPLAFV from the coding sequence ATGAGCCTGCATTTTAGTGTACTGGCAAGCGGCAGTACTGGAAATGCAATTTATGTCGCGACAGAGGAGCATTCACTATTAATTGATGCTGGTTTGAGCGGCAAAAAGATGCAAGAGTTATTTGAAAAAGTAGATAAAAAAATTGACCAGTTATCCGGTATTTTAGTAACACATGAGCATAGTGATCATATTAAAGGGCTTGGTGTTTTAGCACGTAAATATAATTTGCCTATTTATGCAAATGAAAAAACGTGGAAAGCAATGGATGGGCTTGTTGGTAAGATTGCGACTGACCAAAAGTTTGTTTTTGATACAGGAAGTGTGAAACATTTTGGTGGTTTAAGTGTGGAATCGTTTGGCGTTTCTCATGATGCAGCGGAACCGATGTTTTATTCTTTTCATTACGGTGAGAAAAAATTAGTCGTGATAACAGATACAGGCTATGTGAGTGACCGGATGAAAGGTGTTATTGAGAAAGCAGATATGTATGTGTTTGAAAGTAATCATGATATAAGCATGTTACAAATGTGCCACTATCCATGGAGCATTAAACGACGTATATTAGGTGATTATGGCCATGTATCAAACGAAGATGCAGCGATTGCAATGGCAGATTGTTTAGGAGATAAAACTAAACGTATTTATTTGGCGCATTTAAGTAAAGATAATAACATGAAAGATTTAGCGAGAATGTCAGTTACCCAAACACTTGCAACGCGCGATGTTATCGTTGGCGAACAAGTGGAACTATACGACACTGACCCGAATGAACCAACTCCGCTAGCTTTTGTGTAA
- a CDS encoding M23 family metallopeptidase, whose protein sequence is MLGQLKSKTKQYIQKLNKNLHMYTSSCLNELGKKAIFTTVAVTTLSIGAMSVTAANNPLLSTIHHVYVDGQLIGAVEEKEQVQKAIDSKITEAQKKHIDLDLTIGNEISYISEKVFRYSTNNQRVLDRVLDKVEIKANGAVIFVEEEPVVYLHSEEAAEEAIYKLKLDFVSEEELAEIESRKEINEELPPLQENQSRILDVRMTEKVSINKEKVSLENILSVKKAINLLKKGTLEEKQYEVQEGDVLGSIAQDHNLSTSELLHLNPSIKEDSLLRVGDKLNVTAYKPYIHIIVEEERFRIEEIAYEQKVEDDANRLKGETSVKQEGQNGERTVNSIVTRQNGVVVRTDIIEEKVTKEPIDKIVLRGTKVIPSRGTGSLAWPAVGGYVSSKMGYRWGSYHKGIDIARPSDRTIKAADNGIVESAGWDGGYGNKIVINHQNGMKTVYAHLSSMSVSRGQTVARGQSIGVMGSTGNSTGIHLHFEVYQNGQLKNPLNYLSR, encoded by the coding sequence ATGCTAGGCCAGTTAAAGAGTAAAACAAAACAATACATACAAAAACTAAATAAAAATTTACATATGTACACGAGTAGCTGTCTAAATGAATTAGGAAAAAAGGCAATTTTCACAACAGTAGCTGTTACGACTTTATCAATAGGAGCTATGTCTGTTACTGCCGCTAATAATCCATTGTTAAGCACAATCCATCACGTGTATGTAGATGGTCAACTCATTGGAGCTGTAGAAGAAAAAGAGCAAGTGCAAAAAGCAATTGATTCAAAAATTACGGAAGCCCAAAAGAAGCATATAGATCTTGACTTAACGATTGGAAATGAAATCTCCTACATATCAGAAAAAGTATTTCGTTATTCAACGAATAATCAGAGGGTATTAGACCGAGTTTTAGATAAAGTAGAGATTAAGGCAAATGGTGCTGTTATTTTTGTAGAAGAAGAGCCGGTTGTGTATCTTCATTCAGAAGAGGCAGCAGAAGAAGCTATTTATAAATTAAAACTTGATTTTGTTTCAGAAGAAGAGCTTGCTGAAATCGAAAGTAGAAAAGAAATCAATGAAGAGTTACCACCTCTTCAAGAAAATCAGTCTCGTATATTAGACGTGCGAATGACGGAAAAAGTTTCAATAAATAAAGAAAAAGTTTCATTAGAAAATATTTTATCTGTTAAAAAAGCAATTAATTTATTGAAAAAAGGTACACTTGAAGAAAAGCAATACGAAGTGCAAGAAGGGGACGTATTAGGCTCTATTGCACAAGACCATAACTTATCAACTAGTGAACTATTACACTTAAATCCTTCTATTAAAGAAGATTCATTGTTACGAGTTGGCGATAAGTTAAATGTTACTGCTTATAAACCATACATTCATATAATTGTTGAAGAAGAACGCTTCAGAATAGAAGAAATTGCATATGAACAAAAGGTAGAAGATGACGCCAACAGACTTAAAGGTGAAACGAGTGTGAAGCAAGAAGGTCAGAATGGTGAGCGTACTGTAAACTCTATCGTTACAAGACAAAACGGCGTAGTCGTTCGCACAGATATTATTGAAGAAAAAGTGACGAAAGAACCTATAGATAAAATTGTATTAAGAGGAACAAAAGTGATTCCTTCTAGAGGGACTGGATCCCTTGCATGGCCTGCTGTAGGCGGTTATGTTTCAAGTAAAATGGGCTATCGTTGGGGAAGCTACCATAAAGGTATTGATATTGCTCGACCAAGTGATAGAACTATTAAAGCAGCAGACAATGGTATTGTGGAATCTGCAGGCTGGGATGGTGGATACGGAAATAAGATTGTAATAAACCACCAAAACGGAATGAAAACAGTATATGCTCATCTTTCTTCCATGAGTGTCTCTAGAGGTCAAACGGTAGCTAGAGGTCAAAGTATTGGAGTAATGGGATCTACTGGAAACTCAACAGGTATTCACCTTCATTTCGAAGTGTATCAAAACGGACAACTGAAAAACCCACTAAACTATTTAAGTAGATAA
- a CDS encoding two-component system regulatory protein YycI, which translates to MDWSKTKTIFIFTFLILNIFLGYHLVEKRNNSQLDILTETSIEEKFEVDEITYVDLPKDPMRSSFVTGKSKFFTEDEVELLETEKEQVVTILDETKLRGVFKEPFAFPETNTATRLDQIIKNQILYGDQYVYWGINAESRALIYFQKYDGRIIFNNVSGSLRLYLNDDNEIESYEQTYIDEMEEMDEPQEVIFALKALENLYNLNELQPGSHVSEVELGYITLGLTASHVLIPTWHILVNDEIDFYVNAFEGHIISKEYRTLE; encoded by the coding sequence ATGGATTGGAGCAAAACAAAGACCATTTTCATTTTCACGTTCCTCATCTTAAATATATTCCTAGGCTACCATCTTGTAGAAAAAAGGAATAATAGCCAGTTAGATATTTTGACAGAAACGTCGATTGAAGAGAAGTTTGAAGTAGATGAAATAACGTATGTGGACTTGCCAAAAGATCCGATGCGTTCTTCTTTTGTAACTGGTAAAAGTAAATTTTTCACCGAAGATGAGGTGGAATTGCTAGAAACAGAAAAAGAACAAGTAGTGACTATTTTAGATGAAACGAAATTGCGTGGAGTGTTCAAAGAGCCATTTGCCTTTCCAGAAACAAATACGGCGACAAGACTTGATCAAATAATAAAGAATCAAATTTTGTATGGTGACCAATATGTTTATTGGGGAATTAACGCAGAATCAAGAGCACTAATCTATTTTCAAAAATACGACGGTAGAATTATTTTTAATAACGTAAGTGGAAGCTTAAGGCTCTATTTAAATGATGACAATGAAATAGAGTCGTATGAACAAACCTATATAGACGAAATGGAAGAAATGGATGAGCCTCAAGAAGTTATATTTGCACTAAAAGCTTTAGAAAACTTATATAACTTAAACGAATTACAACCAGGAAGCCATGTATCAGAAGTAGAGCTCGGTTACATCACGCTCGGCTTAACAGCTTCTCACGTTTTAATTCCGACGTGGCACATTTTAGTTAACGATGAAATTGACTTTTACGTCAATGCATTTGAAGGTCATATTATAAGTAAAGAATATAGAACATTGGAGTGA
- the rlmH gene encoding 23S rRNA (pseudouridine(1915)-N(3))-methyltransferase RlmH, whose translation MNISIITIGKLKEKYLKQGIQEFLKRLGPYAKVEVIELADEKAPEQLSEAEMIQVKDKEGERILSKISDDTHVIALAIEGKQRTSEELAKEIDKLATYGKSKVAFIIGGSLGLSSDVMKRANDTLSFSKMTFPHQMMRLILLEQVYRAFRINRGEPYHK comes from the coding sequence GTGAATATCTCAATAATTACCATTGGAAAACTAAAAGAGAAATATTTAAAACAAGGAATTCAAGAATTTTTAAAGCGACTTGGTCCATATGCGAAAGTAGAAGTTATCGAGCTTGCGGATGAAAAAGCGCCTGAACAATTAAGTGAAGCGGAAATGATACAAGTGAAAGACAAAGAGGGAGAAAGAATTTTAAGCAAAATCTCTGATGATACACATGTGATAGCACTTGCGATCGAAGGGAAACAACGCACTTCCGAAGAACTAGCAAAAGAAATAGATAAGCTGGCTACATATGGAAAAAGTAAAGTTGCATTTATCATAGGTGGGTCGCTCGGACTAAGTAGCGACGTTATGAAACGTGCAAACGATACGCTGTCTTTCTCCAAAATGACTTTTCCTCATCAAATGATGCGTTTAATACTGCTAGAGCAAGTTTATAGGGCGTTTAGGATTAATAGGGGTGAACCGTATCACAAATAG